The Henckelia pumila isolate YLH828 chromosome 2, ASM3356847v2, whole genome shotgun sequence genome includes a window with the following:
- the LOC140882636 gene encoding uncharacterized protein, giving the protein MSTLLRNKFRCDKSLSNGRLLLHLRSFSSVGDGGAYDHPPDPIPNRPLRRQSPPSRNNRFPKFNGGSENASMNSSRSIGDDEFLERFKLRVDRKSDDPKLESTDNGSKSSENEKAESFSSPKDADEIFKRMKETGLIPNAVAMLDGLCKDGLVQEAMKLFGLMREKGSIPEVVVYTAVVDGFCKAHKFDDAVRIFRKMQSNGIVPNAFSYGVLVGGLCRGNRLEDGYTFSIEMLEAGHSLNLATFTGLVDGYCREKGLEESRSVIASMKEKGFFVEEKTVREYLDKKGPFSPMVWEAILGKNASKRSLF; this is encoded by the coding sequence ATGTCCACTTTGCTCAGGAACAAATTTCGTTGCGATAAATCGCTTTCCAATGGTCGCCTATTGCTGCATTTGCGCTCATTCTCCTCTGTAGGTGATGGCGGGGCTTATGATCATCCTCCAGATCCAATCCCGAACAGGCCTTTGAGAAGGCAGTCACCGCCTTCTAGAAATAATAGATTTCCGAAATTCAATGGCGGTAGTGAAAATGCAAGTATGAATTCATCGAGAAGCATAGGTGATGACGAGTTTCTTGAAAGATTTAAACTTCGGGTTGATCGCAAATCGGATGACCCTAAACTTGAATCCACAGATAATGGTAGCAAGTCATCAGAAAATGAAAAGGCTGAGTCATTTTCGTCTCCAAAGGATGCAGATGAGATATTTAAGAGGATGAAGGAGACAGGGCTGATCCCTAATGCAGTGGCTATGCTTGACGGTTTGTGTAAAGATGGATTGGTGCAAGAGGCAATGAAGCTCTTTGGGTTGATGCGTGAGAAGGGTTCGATTCCTGAGGTGGTTGTGTACACTGCTGTGGTCGATGGCTTCTGTAAAGCACACAAGTTCGATGATGCAGTCAGAATATTCAGGAAAATGCAGAGTAATGGGATTGTTCCGAATGCATTTAGCTATGGGGTGCTGGTTGGAGGGCTTTGCAGAGGGAATAGGTTGGAGGATGGGTACACTTTCTCTATTGAAATGCTCGAGGCTGGGCATTCACTGAATCTAGCAACTTTTACGGGTTTGGTTGATGGGTATTGCCGGGAGAAGGGCCTGGAGGAGTCTCGGAGTGTGATTGCTTCAATGAAAGAGAAGGGTTTCTTCGTCGAAGAGAAAACGGTTAGGGAGTACTTGGATAAGAAAGGACCTTTTTCGCCTATGGTTTGGGAGGCTATTCTTGGGAAGAATGCTTCAAAAAGGTCTCTGTTCTAa
- the LOC140882637 gene encoding probable calcium-binding protein CML25, whose product MGFKQFFNRKKKVIDGGLPLTSALEASVHSRSSSQTSRARIEEELEQVFKKFDVNGDGKISASELGSIMGSLGSPATEEELSIMIREVDSDGDGFINLQEFVELNTKDVDYNEILDSLRDAFQVFDIDKNGSISAEELKDVLMSLGEECTLAECKKMISGVDSDGNGTISFDEFKVMMTMGSRFDAAIEPKID is encoded by the coding sequence atGGGATTCAAGCAATTTTTCAACCGGAAGAAGAAAGTAATTGACGGTGGCCTGCCGCTGACGTCGGCATTGGAAGCATCCGTGCACTCTAGATCCTCATCTCAGACCTCACGTGCACGAATCGAGGAAGAATTGGAGCAAGTCTTCAAGAAATTCGACGTGAATGGCGACGGTAAGATCTCTGCTTCTGAGCTCGGCTCTATCATGGGCAGCCTCGGAAGCCCTGCCACGGAGGAGGAGCTGAGCATAATGATTCGTGAGGTTGATTCTGACGGGGACGGTTTCATCAACCTGCAGGAATTCGTGGAGTTGAACACGAAAGACGTCGATTACAACGAGATTTTGGATAGTCTTAGGGATGCATTTCAGGTATTTGACATCGATAAGAATGGGTCAATCTCCGCCGAGGAATTGAAGGATGTGCTGATGAGTCTGGGTGAGGAATGCACCTTGGCTGAGTGCAAGAAAATGATAAGTGGGGTGGACTCCGATGGGAATGGGACCATCAGTTTCGATGAGTTTAAGGTTATGATGACAATGGGGTCGCGTTTCGATGCTGCCATTGAACCAAAGATTGATTGA